Proteins from a single region of Psychrobacter cryohalolentis K5:
- the atpA gene encoding F0F1 ATP synthase subunit alpha: MQQLNPAEISNLIKQRIQDLDAGATAKNEGTIVKVSDGIVQIHGLEDAMYGEMIEFEGEVYGMALNLERDSVGAVVLGDFLKLQEGQKAYCTGRILEVPVGPELLGRVVDALGNPIDGKGPINAKMTDKVEKIAPGVIDRQSVDQPVMTGYKSVDTMIPIGRGQRELIIGDRQTGKTAMAIDAIIAQKSSGIKCVYVAIGQKRSTIANVVRKLEQTGALEYTTVVVASASEPAALQYIAPYSGCTMGEYFRDRGEDALIVFDDLSKQAVAYRQISLLLRRPPGREAYPGDVFYLHSRLLERASRVNAAYVEKFTNGEVVGKTGSLTALPIIETQAGDVSAFVPTNVISITDGQIFLESSLFNSGIRPAVNAGISVSRVGGAAQTKIIKKLSGGIRTALAQYRELAAFAQFASDLDDVTREQLDHGERVTELMKQKQYQPMSISEQAAVIYASNEGFLADVPVEKIGSFEEAYLRYMHDEQADLMKEIDDTANYNDDIAGRLKSSLETFKQNHSY, translated from the coding sequence ATGCAACAATTGAATCCAGCGGAAATCAGTAACCTGATTAAGCAGCGCATTCAAGACCTTGATGCGGGTGCAACTGCAAAGAATGAAGGCACGATTGTCAAAGTATCTGACGGTATCGTGCAGATTCATGGTCTTGAAGATGCCATGTACGGCGAAATGATTGAGTTTGAAGGTGAAGTCTACGGAATGGCGCTCAACTTAGAGCGTGATTCTGTTGGCGCAGTAGTACTGGGTGACTTCCTAAAACTACAAGAAGGTCAAAAAGCCTATTGTACTGGTCGTATCCTTGAAGTTCCGGTAGGTCCTGAGTTGCTAGGCCGTGTTGTTGATGCTTTAGGTAACCCTATTGATGGCAAAGGTCCTATTAATGCCAAAATGACTGACAAAGTTGAGAAGATCGCTCCAGGCGTTATCGATCGTCAGTCAGTTGATCAGCCAGTAATGACAGGTTATAAGTCTGTTGATACCATGATTCCAATCGGTCGTGGTCAGCGTGAGCTTATCATTGGTGATCGTCAGACGGGTAAAACCGCGATGGCTATCGATGCGATCATTGCACAGAAATCATCTGGTATTAAATGTGTCTATGTTGCAATCGGTCAGAAACGTTCTACCATTGCCAACGTCGTACGTAAGCTTGAGCAAACTGGCGCCCTTGAATATACTACTGTTGTAGTAGCGTCAGCATCAGAGCCAGCAGCACTGCAATATATCGCACCGTACTCAGGTTGTACGATGGGTGAATACTTCCGTGACCGCGGCGAAGATGCACTGATTGTATTTGATGATTTATCAAAACAAGCAGTCGCGTATCGTCAAATCTCACTACTATTACGTCGTCCGCCAGGTCGTGAAGCGTATCCTGGTGATGTATTCTATTTACACTCACGTTTACTTGAGCGTGCATCACGCGTAAACGCGGCGTATGTAGAAAAATTCACCAATGGTGAAGTGGTCGGTAAAACAGGTTCTTTAACTGCTCTACCTATCATTGAAACCCAAGCAGGTGACGTATCTGCATTTGTACCGACTAACGTGATTTCAATCACTGATGGTCAGATTTTCTTAGAGTCAAGCCTATTCAACTCAGGTATCCGTCCGGCTGTGAACGCTGGTATTTCGGTATCACGTGTTGGTGGTGCGGCTCAGACTAAGATTATTAAGAAACTGTCTGGTGGTATCCGTACCGCACTGGCTCAGTATCGTGAACTTGCAGCATTCGCTCAGTTTGCATCAGATCTTGATGATGTGACTCGTGAACAGCTTGACCACGGTGAGCGTGTGACTGAATTGATGAAGCAAAAACAGTATCAGCCAATGTCAATCTCTGAGCAAGCCGCTGTTATCTATGCGTCAAACGAAGGTTTCTTAGCAGACGTACCAGTTGAAAAAATCGGTTCTTTTGAAGAAGCTTACTTACGCTACATGCATGATGAGCAAGCTGACTTAATGAAAGAGATTGATGACACTGCGAATTATAACGATGATATCGCAGGTCGTTTAAAGTCTTCTTTAGAGACTTTTAAACAAAATCACAGTTATTAA
- a CDS encoding metal ABC transporter solute-binding protein, Zn/Mn family: MIANSHKATPIVDNSLNVQEKNLLHKVQQLTQQYFLIASLLMLGFLALPAQAATVSVSNYPLFLLSQAVTEGAPPAKQLLQAGEVGHHGSISPGDIKAIQDSTFVVWFGEPLENNLAANLNDAPNSIALFKFDAFNRHPLRDIKGKPIAGTLDPHIWLDPNNAKAITRALAVIHSHADPQYKELYHANAQKFAQRMDAAVANSSAKQKPLPYWAYHDAYQYMENSMNLQLIGSLSTDDHLAPKASQLRWLNEQRPAKKMCLVSPSAPAKGLLAKLQPVQETVQAEDMSNSKDFVSGWQTMAQQIRQCIS; this comes from the coding sequence ATGATTGCCAATTCTCATAAAGCCACGCCGATTGTAGATAACAGCTTAAACGTTCAGGAAAAGAATCTTTTGCATAAGGTGCAGCAATTAACACAGCAGTACTTCTTAATAGCTAGCTTGTTGATGTTAGGGTTTTTGGCGTTACCAGCTCAAGCGGCAACGGTGAGTGTGAGTAATTATCCATTATTTTTGTTAAGCCAAGCAGTTACTGAAGGCGCACCCCCTGCCAAGCAATTATTACAAGCAGGAGAGGTAGGGCATCATGGTAGTATCAGCCCCGGCGATATCAAAGCGATTCAGGACAGTACCTTTGTGGTTTGGTTTGGTGAGCCGTTAGAAAATAACTTGGCAGCAAATTTAAACGACGCGCCTAACTCTATCGCTTTATTTAAGTTTGATGCTTTTAATCGCCATCCTTTGCGTGATATCAAAGGCAAGCCTATCGCTGGCACGCTTGATCCACATATTTGGTTGGATCCTAACAACGCCAAAGCCATTACCCGTGCTCTTGCCGTCATACATAGTCATGCCGATCCGCAATATAAAGAACTTTATCATGCCAATGCACAAAAATTTGCCCAACGTATGGATGCAGCAGTGGCAAACAGTAGTGCTAAACAAAAACCTTTGCCGTATTGGGCTTATCATGATGCTTATCAATATATGGAAAACAGCATGAACCTACAGCTCATCGGCAGCTTAAGTACTGACGATCATTTAGCACCAAAAGCCAGTCAATTACGCTGGCTTAACGAGCAGCGCCCCGCTAAGAAAATGTGTCTGGTCAGTCCAAGTGCGCCTGCCAAAGGTTTACTTGCCAAGTTACAGCCCGTTCAAGAAACCGTTCAGGCAGAAGATATGAGTAATAGTAAGGACTTTGTCAGTGGGTGGCAAACGATGGCACAGCAGATTCGCCAATGTATATCATAA
- the gluQRS gene encoding tRNA glutamyl-Q(34) synthetase GluQRS, with protein sequence MPTNIELTQPIGRFAPSPTGELHLGSLTTALASFCHIKSLGGKWLLRIEDTDTERCDRQFTEQILIDLEALGLNWDDDVIFQSERIDIYNDYVCSVLSPLTYGCQCSRKRLEHYWTQQEQQIALNDVKLSTDLSINDNRKVDSDLQPNRQRYPRFCIEKDLSPIQHKLRIQLPDYCIGFNDGIQGIQWDNPQQTLGDMVARRQDGMINYILAASLDDGLQQVTHIMRGLDILPMTTAQISIMQAARLPTISHWYHLPLICNSDGQKLSKQNLAQPIDTRYPSELLAYALKLLGQLPVEHDSPERMLNQAIAQWDNTPLQGRQSLNMPAI encoded by the coding sequence ATGCCAACCAATATTGAATTGACGCAGCCTATCGGCCGTTTTGCGCCTTCACCCACAGGTGAGCTGCATCTAGGTTCGTTAACGACCGCGCTTGCCAGCTTTTGTCATATTAAATCACTCGGTGGCAAATGGTTATTACGTATCGAAGATACGGACACCGAACGTTGTGACAGACAGTTTACCGAGCAAATTTTGATAGATTTAGAGGCGCTTGGGCTCAACTGGGATGACGATGTTATTTTTCAATCTGAGCGCATTGATATTTATAATGATTATGTCTGTTCAGTATTAAGTCCTTTGACTTATGGCTGTCAGTGCTCACGTAAGCGTTTAGAGCATTATTGGACACAGCAAGAACAACAAATAGCGCTTAATGATGTAAAATTATCCACTGACTTGTCTATTAACGATAATAGAAAAGTAGATAGTGATCTACAGCCCAATAGGCAACGCTATCCACGTTTTTGTATTGAGAAGGATTTAAGTCCTATACAACATAAACTGCGTATACAGCTGCCAGATTACTGTATTGGATTTAATGATGGTATTCAGGGCATACAGTGGGATAATCCGCAGCAAACTTTAGGGGACATGGTGGCTCGACGTCAAGATGGCATGATTAATTATATTTTGGCGGCAAGTCTTGATGATGGACTACAGCAAGTCACCCATATTATGCGCGGTTTGGACATCTTACCGATGACGACTGCTCAAATCAGTATCATGCAAGCAGCACGCTTACCGACGATCAGTCATTGGTATCATCTGCCTTTGATATGCAATTCAGATGGTCAAAAACTCTCTAAGCAAAATCTTGCGCAGCCTATCGATACCCGTTATCCAAGTGAATTACTTGCGTATGCGTTAAAGCTATTAGGGCAGTTACCAGTCGAGCATGACTCGCCAGAGCGTATGCTAAATCAAGCAATTGCTCAATGGGATAACACGCCATTACAAGGTAGGCAGTCTTTAAATATGCCCGCTATTTAA
- a CDS encoding ATP synthase subunit I, whose protein sequence is MTKPAKRTQKDKIGIYIKRQAWILFILIIIAWLVDTMWLHSALTVAKSTAIGALLSFATQAVFAFFIFWYTGYRARLHIVSQLYRGQMAKWLLTVFGFALIFITVQPLSAPALFIGFMVMQISHSWMLWHIR, encoded by the coding sequence ATGACCAAGCCTGCCAAACGCACACAAAAAGATAAAATTGGTATTTATATCAAACGTCAAGCATGGATACTGTTTATCCTTATTATTATTGCTTGGCTTGTAGATACGATGTGGCTGCACAGTGCGCTAACCGTTGCAAAAAGCACCGCTATTGGTGCCTTGCTAAGTTTTGCCACACAAGCTGTCTTTGCCTTTTTTATCTTTTGGTATACCGGTTATCGCGCGCGCTTACATATTGTTAGCCAGCTTTATCGGGGTCAGATGGCCAAATGGCTATTGACTGTGTTTGGTTTCGCACTAATTTTTATTACCGTACAACCCCTATCTGCGCCAGCGCTGTTTATCGGTTTTATGGTAATGCAAATTAGTCACAGTTGGATGTTGTGGCATATACGCTAG
- a CDS encoding metallophosphoesterase: protein MPSYPVSAVSTPDGQVNVLQITDLHLSSHVPASADETSSEVAVCQYSFEAIIKQALSKEIRCDLIIVTGDLVNKVEPAIYDHIFTVLKETGIPFACIAGNHDVTDEMGEDLPFYQRTLIARACDPRLLSRHLIESEHWQLLLLDSSITGKVEGEITATDIDWVREQLASCAKPALIALHHHVLPVDSEWIDSHMAENAEEFWQHITPFENLSVIINGHTHQEQTRHYQGVTVYSTPSTCYQFKPFEDNFAYDKNMRPGYRWLQLANNGKVASWVERLDT, encoded by the coding sequence ATGCCAAGCTATCCTGTGAGTGCCGTCAGCACGCCAGACGGACAGGTGAATGTATTGCAAATCACTGATTTGCATCTATCATCACATGTGCCGGCTTCTGCTGATGAAACCAGTAGTGAAGTCGCTGTTTGCCAATATAGTTTTGAGGCAATTATCAAGCAAGCATTGAGCAAAGAGATACGGTGTGATTTAATTATTGTAACAGGCGATTTGGTCAATAAAGTAGAGCCTGCTATTTATGACCATATTTTTACAGTATTGAAGGAGACGGGTATTCCTTTTGCCTGTATTGCTGGCAATCATGACGTGACTGATGAGATGGGTGAGGATTTACCTTTTTACCAACGGACGCTGATTGCGAGGGCTTGTGACCCACGTCTGCTTAGCCGTCATTTGATTGAATCTGAGCATTGGCAGCTGCTTTTACTAGACTCATCGATTACTGGCAAAGTAGAAGGCGAGATTACGGCGACCGACATTGATTGGGTACGTGAGCAGCTAGCATCTTGTGCTAAGCCCGCGCTCATCGCGCTCCATCATCATGTATTGCCCGTAGATTCCGAATGGATTGATAGCCATATGGCAGAAAATGCAGAAGAGTTCTGGCAGCATATAACCCCTTTTGAAAATCTTAGCGTTATTATCAATGGGCATACCCATCAAGAGCAAACACGCCATTATCAAGGTGTCACTGTATATAGCACTCCTTCTACCTGCTATCAATTTAAGCCGTTTGAAGACAATTTTGCCTACGATAAAAATATGCGCCCAGGGTATCGTTGGTTGCAATTAGCCAACAATGGAAAGGTTGCAAGCTGGGTTGAAAGACTAGATACTTGA
- a CDS encoding metal ABC transporter permease: MSAWLAIIAPAWIAGSILALLSAPLGCLVLWRRMAFFADALAHGTLLGVALAVWWQMPMGIGIALVSVMVVLGLAFMDDERLPADAVLAVVAVSLLCLGLLTLTQLTDQQANVLGFLFGNLLELDWADLPLIAGSVLVGLALLIYIWPAQIKLATHEALARIQGINPTRQRLFFMGVLAGFCAIALQAVGSLLISGLLVLPALTARLWSASPKQMVIIALFTAQLGVTLGVWGSIWLDIQTGLSIVLVLASLFFTALIISKLTTSKSILAKFWSPRR; encoded by the coding sequence ATGAGTGCTTGGTTAGCCATTATTGCGCCTGCTTGGATTGCCGGTAGTATTTTAGCATTGCTTTCAGCACCTTTAGGATGTTTGGTGTTGTGGCGACGTATGGCTTTTTTCGCTGATGCATTAGCACATGGGACATTACTAGGTGTGGCACTGGCGGTATGGTGGCAGATGCCAATGGGTATCGGTATTGCGTTGGTAAGCGTGATGGTGGTATTGGGACTGGCATTTATGGATGATGAGCGCTTACCAGCCGATGCTGTACTAGCAGTGGTTGCCGTATCCTTACTGTGTCTGGGATTATTAACTTTAACCCAACTAACCGATCAGCAAGCAAACGTCTTAGGGTTCTTGTTTGGTAACTTGCTTGAGCTTGATTGGGCAGATTTGCCCTTAATTGCTGGTAGTGTACTAGTCGGATTAGCATTACTCATTTATATATGGCCTGCCCAAATTAAATTGGCAACCCATGAAGCTTTGGCACGTATACAAGGCATTAACCCTACTCGCCAACGTCTGTTTTTTATGGGCGTATTAGCAGGGTTCTGTGCCATCGCTTTGCAAGCTGTTGGCAGCTTATTGATCAGTGGCTTATTGGTATTGCCAGCTCTTACTGCTCGCCTGTGGTCAGCGTCACCAAAACAGATGGTGATTATCGCCCTATTTACAGCACAACTTGGTGTGACACTCGGTGTATGGGGTAGTATTTGGCTTGATATCCAAACTGGACTCTCTATCGTCTTAGTCTTAGCCAGTTTGTTCTTTACCGCTTTAATCATCTCAAAACTGACCACATCAAAATCCATATTGGCAAAGTTTTGGTCGCCACGCCGTTAG
- the atpB gene encoding F0F1 ATP synthase subunit A translates to MAGEQTTTEYISHHLTNWTYGYLPGEGWKVAYNAEEASAMGFKAIHLDSMLWSIGLGIVFCAIFWMVARKVTSGVPGKTQAAVEMIVEFVDNNVRDSYSGTSKLIAPLALTIFVWIFLMNLMDLLPVDFIPMIAGQIGALMGHDPHHVYFKIVPTTDPNITLGMSFSVFILILFYSIKEKGLGGFVGELTLHPFSAKNPIVQIILIPINFILEFVTLIAKPISLGLRLFGNMYAGELIFILIALMPFWIQWALSVPWAIFHILIITLQAFVFMMLTIVYMSLASSTEH, encoded by the coding sequence ATGGCAGGCGAGCAAACAACAACAGAATATATCTCTCACCACTTAACGAACTGGACGTACGGCTATCTGCCGGGCGAAGGTTGGAAAGTTGCCTATAATGCTGAAGAAGCTAGTGCAATGGGCTTTAAAGCTATCCACCTTGATTCTATGCTTTGGTCAATTGGTCTAGGCATTGTTTTCTGTGCCATCTTTTGGATGGTCGCTAGGAAAGTCACTTCAGGCGTACCGGGTAAAACTCAGGCTGCGGTTGAGATGATCGTTGAGTTCGTTGATAACAACGTTCGTGATTCGTATAGTGGTACCTCAAAGCTGATTGCGCCTTTGGCGTTGACTATCTTTGTATGGATATTCTTAATGAACTTGATGGATTTACTACCCGTCGACTTTATCCCTATGATTGCTGGCCAAATCGGCGCACTGATGGGACATGATCCACATCATGTGTACTTTAAGATTGTTCCAACCACGGATCCTAATATCACGCTTGGCATGTCTTTTTCTGTCTTTATACTGATTCTGTTTTATAGTATCAAAGAAAAAGGTTTGGGCGGCTTTGTTGGCGAGCTAACACTGCATCCGTTTAGTGCCAAAAATCCTATCGTACAAATTATTTTAATACCCATCAACTTTATCTTAGAGTTTGTTACTCTGATAGCGAAACCTATCTCTTTAGGTTTACGACTATTCGGTAACATGTATGCTGGTGAGTTGATTTTCATACTGATTGCCTTAATGCCGTTTTGGATTCAATGGGCGTTATCAGTACCGTGGGCTATTTTCCACATCTTAATTATTACACTTCAAGCGTTCGTATTTATGATGCTGACGATAGTTTATATGTCACTTGCATCATCAACTGAACATTAA
- a CDS encoding Fur family transcriptional regulator, with product MPTTSSNCEHAHDVQDFTPQDVTERLEAAKEQSRMRGVRFTPLRQQIYTLVLQANKPVGAYDLITQLQQMRLLDNDSELEGTKNVAPPTVYRSLEFLLSEGLIHQLTSINAYVPCCHPRAHHTAAFLICEQCQRVQECSSLPVQEMMSFAEEDIGFTVARSVIELSGRCQACQ from the coding sequence ATGCCGACCACTTCATCGAACTGTGAGCATGCTCATGACGTGCAAGATTTTACGCCACAGGATGTGACCGAGCGTCTAGAAGCAGCAAAAGAGCAGTCTCGTATGCGAGGTGTGCGTTTTACCCCCTTACGGCAGCAGATATATACGCTGGTATTGCAGGCCAATAAACCAGTGGGTGCTTATGATTTAATCACTCAGTTACAGCAAATGCGACTCTTAGATAATGACAGTGAGCTTGAGGGCACGAAAAATGTCGCACCGCCAACTGTATATCGCAGTTTAGAGTTTTTATTGAGCGAAGGCTTGATTCATCAGCTGACCTCTATCAATGCTTATGTACCTTGCTGTCATCCACGCGCTCATCATACGGCAGCCTTTTTAATTTGTGAGCAGTGTCAACGCGTACAAGAGTGTAGCAGCTTACCTGTGCAAGAGATGATGAGCTTTGCTGAAGAAGATATCGGCTTTACCGTTGCTCGTAGTGTGATTGAGCTGAGCGGTCGTTGCCAAGCCTGTCAGTAA
- the atpE gene encoding F0F1 ATP synthase subunit C, which yields MDPVLGGYTVIAVALLIGLGALGTGIGFAILGGKFLEGVARQPELGSQLQTRMFIVAGLLDAIPMIGVGIAMLLLFANPLAG from the coding sequence ATGGATCCAGTATTAGGTGGTTACACAGTTATCGCAGTAGCACTACTTATCGGTTTAGGTGCACTAGGTACAGGTATTGGTTTTGCTATTCTAGGTGGTAAATTCCTAGAAGGCGTTGCGCGTCAGCCAGAACTTGGTTCACAGTTGCAAACTCGTATGTTCATCGTAGCAGGTCTTCTTGATGCTATTCCGATGATCGGTGTTGGTATTGCTATGCTATTGTTGTTCGCTAACCCTCTAGCAGGTTAA
- a CDS encoding F0F1 ATP synthase subunit delta, translating into MADLSTLARPYAKAAFDYANENGAVNEWEDFLFVAATVVNDKSFSTWLDNPAVSAEHKSAALVDLYDTQVASANDSAFKQLLDANKGVRPDSNASYSKVSVAFSNFVKQLSEQERLALLPEVYEHYRRHKAVSLKQLDAYVTSAYPLTDDQRDMLQARLAASLNASVVIHESVDASLLAGVTIKVGDKVIDDSMRGKLQQLKTQLTA; encoded by the coding sequence ATGGCTGACTTATCAACCTTAGCACGACCGTACGCTAAAGCCGCGTTTGACTATGCCAATGAAAACGGGGCAGTAAATGAGTGGGAAGACTTCTTATTTGTTGCCGCCACCGTTGTCAATGACAAGTCGTTCAGTACTTGGCTAGACAATCCAGCTGTTTCTGCTGAGCATAAGTCAGCTGCTTTGGTCGATCTTTATGATACGCAAGTAGCTAGCGCTAATGATTCTGCTTTTAAGCAGTTATTAGATGCAAATAAAGGGGTTCGCCCTGACAGCAACGCCAGCTATTCAAAAGTATCAGTAGCATTTAGTAACTTCGTTAAACAGTTATCAGAACAAGAGCGTCTGGCGCTGCTTCCTGAAGTTTATGAGCATTATCGCCGTCACAAGGCAGTAAGCTTAAAGCAGCTTGACGCTTATGTGACCTCTGCTTATCCATTAACCGATGATCAGCGTGATATGCTACAAGCACGTCTTGCTGCTTCGCTAAATGCTAGCGTAGTGATTCATGAATCGGTGGATGCCAGTCTTTTGGCAGGCGTTACGATCAAAGTCGGTGACAAAGTCATCGATGATTCGATGCGCGGCAAGTTACAACAGTTAAAAACACAGCTAACGGCCTAA
- the dksA gene encoding RNA polymerase-binding protein DksA, protein MSTLTTNPSDVKFTPYAPAKDEEYMSDEQLAHFKAMLLDWKHQLIGEADRTKTYIQDESSAMPDINDRATQEEEFALTLRTRDRERKLIRKIDKSISEIENDDYGFCETCGVEIGLRRLEARPTATQCIDCKTLSEIKERQNQGHT, encoded by the coding sequence ATGAGCACCCTGACCACGAATCCAAGTGATGTTAAGTTTACGCCTTATGCACCTGCCAAAGACGAAGAGTATATGTCTGATGAGCAGTTGGCACATTTTAAGGCAATGTTATTAGACTGGAAGCATCAGCTTATCGGTGAAGCGGATCGCACCAAGACTTATATTCAAGATGAGTCGAGTGCCATGCCAGACATCAATGATCGCGCCACTCAAGAAGAAGAGTTTGCGCTGACTTTGCGTACACGTGACCGCGAACGTAAGCTTATTCGCAAAATCGACAAGTCTATCTCAGAAATCGAAAATGATGATTATGGTTTTTGTGAAACCTGTGGCGTAGAGATTGGTTTGCGTCGTCTTGAAGCACGTCCAACAGCAACTCAGTGTATTGATTGCAAAACATTGTCTGAGATTAAAGAACGCCAAAACCAAGGTCATACCTAA
- a CDS encoding F0F1 ATP synthase subunit B, whose translation MNINSTLIGQAIAFAIFVMFCMKFVWPPLIGAINDRQRKIAEGLNAAEKAKADLATAERDVQQELDLAKTKAAALIEQANKSANQLVEDAKSQAQVEGERIRQQAQASIDQEINQARESLRAQVAELAVLGAEKILQDKVDVQKHASMLDQLAAKL comes from the coding sequence GTGAATATCAATTCTACCCTCATCGGTCAAGCCATTGCTTTTGCAATCTTTGTGATGTTCTGCATGAAATTCGTGTGGCCACCACTTATCGGCGCAATTAATGACCGTCAGCGTAAAATTGCTGAAGGCTTAAATGCCGCAGAAAAAGCAAAAGCAGATTTGGCGACCGCGGAGCGAGATGTACAGCAGGAGCTTGATCTTGCAAAGACTAAAGCTGCTGCTCTGATCGAGCAAGCAAATAAAAGCGCCAATCAACTTGTTGAAGATGCAAAATCGCAAGCCCAAGTGGAAGGCGAGCGCATTCGTCAACAAGCGCAAGCCTCTATCGACCAAGAAATCAATCAAGCACGTGAATCATTACGTGCCCAAGTTGCTGAATTGGCGGTACTTGGTGCAGAAAAGATTTTGCAAGACAAAGTCGATGTGCAAAAACATGCCAGCATGTTAGACCAACTGGCGGCGAAGCTGTAA
- a CDS encoding metal ABC transporter ATP-binding protein has product MNNTSKLLNLSNVSYYIGQQRLLSNINIDIAVNETVSVIGPNGAGKSTLVKLILGLIVPTSGQVTPSEPLQIGYVPQRFSVPPILPLRVSDLLAQACKKRLTAEQRQFIFDKLSLTHLLSRQMLHLSGGETQRVLLARALLDKPNLLILDEPMQGLDPETEVWLYQFIDELPEFLRCAMLVVSHDLHWVMKGSRRVICLNKHICCEGQPSELAISSEFQKLFGHHYEQPYVHQPHACEHHAPS; this is encoded by the coding sequence ATGAATAATACAAGTAAGCTGCTGAACTTAAGCAATGTCAGCTACTATATTGGTCAACAACGTTTACTGTCTAATATTAATATTGACATTGCAGTCAATGAGACGGTAAGCGTTATTGGTCCCAATGGTGCGGGCAAGTCGACGCTGGTTAAGCTTATTTTGGGACTGATTGTACCAACATCTGGACAGGTCACGCCTTCTGAGCCTTTACAGATAGGCTATGTGCCGCAACGATTTTCTGTGCCACCAATACTGCCATTACGTGTCAGCGACCTTTTAGCGCAAGCCTGTAAAAAACGCCTTACGGCAGAGCAGCGGCAGTTTATATTTGATAAATTATCATTGACCCATTTACTCTCGCGGCAGATGCTGCACCTCTCTGGCGGTGAAACTCAACGGGTATTATTGGCACGGGCGTTATTAGATAAGCCCAACTTATTGATTTTAGATGAGCCGATGCAAGGTCTTGATCCTGAAACGGAGGTTTGGTTGTATCAATTTATTGATGAACTACCGGAATTTTTACGCTGTGCTATGTTAGTAGTCTCGCATGATTTGCACTGGGTCATGAAAGGCAGTCGAAGAGTGATTTGCTTGAATAAGCATATTTGCTGTGAAGGTCAACCGAGCGAGCTTGCCATCAGCAGTGAGTTTCAAAAGCTATTCGGTCATCATTACGAGCAGCCGTATGTCCATCAGCCGCATGCCTGCGAGCATCACGCACCAAGCTAG